In one window of Marinilabiliales bacterium DNA:
- a CDS encoding glycoside hydrolase family 5 protein produces the protein MKIISIYRFLITTVLFSAIPALTTIAAEPSAETATGSLPLISVEGNRFVDENGNTVTFQGVSVADPHRLENIGQWNRELFREISDWGANVIRLPVHPMWWRERGTDAYLELIDQAVEWAREFDIYLIIDWHSIGNLRTELFTRDIYETSLRETFEFWRIIASRYAGEPVVAFYEIFNEPTTSSDRLGAVSWEQWKEIVTDIIIIIFANNPDAIPLVAGFDWGYDLTPVRHSPLDIEGIAYVTHPYPQKRSQPWLPKWEEDFGFAADTYPVFATELGFMQEEERGAHIPVIGDEEYGRTLMRYFREKGISWVAWVFDPQWSPMLIEDWDYTPTRSGRFFRDVMLGKEKLD, from the coding sequence ATGAAGATAATCAGCATCTACAGATTTCTAATTACTACAGTCTTATTTTCAGCTATTCCGGCCCTTACAACAATTGCGGCAGAACCTTCAGCTGAAACGGCAACGGGAAGCCTTCCCCTGATCTCGGTCGAAGGCAACCGGTTTGTTGATGAAAACGGGAACACGGTGACCTTCCAGGGAGTGAGCGTTGCCGATCCCCACAGGCTGGAGAATATCGGGCAATGGAACCGGGAGCTCTTCAGGGAAATATCTGACTGGGGAGCAAACGTGATACGTTTGCCGGTACATCCCATGTGGTGGAGGGAGCGCGGTACCGACGCATACCTTGAACTGATCGACCAGGCGGTTGAATGGGCAAGGGAGTTTGATATCTATCTTATCATTGACTGGCACTCCATCGGAAACCTCCGTACCGAACTTTTTACGCGCGATATATACGAAACGTCATTGCGGGAAACATTTGAGTTCTGGCGCATCATAGCATCAAGATATGCAGGCGAGCCGGTTGTTGCCTTCTATGAGATCTTCAATGAACCAACCACAAGCAGCGACAGGCTGGGAGCCGTCTCATGGGAGCAGTGGAAAGAGATCGTTACCGATATAATCATCATAATCTTTGCCAATAACCCTGATGCAATACCGCTTGTGGCCGGGTTCGACTGGGGCTATGACCTTACCCCGGTAAGGCATTCACCGCTTGATATTGAAGGTATTGCCTACGTTACCCATCCCTATCCCCAGAAAAGGAGCCAGCCATGGCTGCCCAAGTGGGAGGAGGATTTTGGCTTTGCCGCCGACACCTACCCGGTCTTTGCAACTGAGCTGGGCTTCATGCAGGAGGAGGAGCGGGGCGCCCACATCCCGGTCATCGGTGATGAGGAGTATGGCCGTACCCTGATGAGGTATTTCAGGGAGAAGGGCATATCATGGGTCGCATGGGTATTTGACCCTCAGTGGTCGCCCATGCTGATAGAGGACTGGGATTATACTCCGACCCGCTCGGGGCGGTTCTTCCGTGATGTGATGCTGGGTAAAGAGAAGCTGGATTAA
- a CDS encoding (deoxy)nucleoside triphosphate pyrophosphohydrolase codes for MIIVTCAIIEKDGMVLCAQRSGSMHLPLKWEFPGGKKTEGESPEDCLRREIQEELGIEIGITGRLASNVHSYPGRNPFELVPFRCRIKEGSPVAREHRQIKWVRVSDLRSLDWAGADIPVVENYLREGIS; via the coding sequence ATGATAATTGTTACATGCGCGATAATCGAAAAAGATGGAATGGTGCTGTGCGCCCAGAGGAGCGGGTCGATGCACCTGCCTTTAAAATGGGAGTTCCCCGGGGGAAAAAAAACAGAGGGTGAAAGTCCCGAGGACTGTCTCAGGCGCGAGATCCAGGAAGAGCTGGGCATAGAAATCGGGATAACCGGTAGACTGGCATCAAATGTACACAGCTACCCTGGCCGCAATCCCTTTGAGCTTGTGCCCTTCAGGTGCCGCATTAAGGAGGGTTCGCCCGTCGCCAGGGAGCACCGGCAGATAAAATGGGTCAGAGTATCTGATCTCCGTTCACTGGACTGGGCCGGGGCAGATATACCGGTTGTGGAAAACTATCTTAGAGAAGGGATATCCTGA
- a CDS encoding arabinan endo-1,5-alpha-L-arabinosidase encodes MRIILLMLFMLPVIESCRQPAEAPDTVYSGNPLFEGWYADPASRIYNDTFWIFPTYSDYYHRQVFFDCFSSPDLVNWTRHERIIDTTGVSWADSAMWAPASVEKDGKYYFFFAANDMYEGDIGGIGVAVSDRPEGPYRDLLGEPLIGEIVNGAQPIDQYVFKDTDGTYYMYYGGWGRCNVVMLNDDFTGLVPFEDGTLYRDVTPEDYVEGPFMFIRDGKYYFMWSEGNWTGPHYRVAYAISDNPFGPFERKGVILEQDSEVARGAGHHSVLEVPGEDEYYIIYHRRPLEETHRNHRVVCIERLEFDADGNIKPVRITFEGVPSRTLIGR; translated from the coding sequence ATGAGAATTATACTGTTAATGTTATTCATGCTGCCTGTTATTGAATCCTGCAGGCAGCCGGCCGAAGCCCCTGATACGGTTTACTCCGGCAATCCGCTTTTTGAAGGCTGGTATGCCGACCCTGCCTCCCGCATTTACAATGATACATTCTGGATCTTTCCCACCTATTCTGATTATTATCACCGCCAGGTCTTCTTTGACTGCTTCTCTTCACCCGACCTGGTAAACTGGACCCGGCACGAGAGGATCATTGACACTACCGGGGTCAGTTGGGCAGACAGCGCCATGTGGGCGCCCGCTTCGGTTGAAAAGGACGGTAAATATTATTTCTTCTTCGCGGCCAATGACATGTATGAGGGGGATATCGGAGGAATAGGGGTTGCCGTTTCAGACCGGCCTGAGGGGCCTTACAGGGATTTACTGGGAGAGCCCCTTATCGGGGAAATTGTCAATGGTGCCCAGCCGATAGACCAGTATGTTTTCAAGGATACCGACGGGACATACTACATGTATTACGGGGGATGGGGCCGGTGTAACGTGGTCATGCTGAACGATGATTTTACCGGCCTGGTGCCTTTTGAAGACGGGACCCTCTACCGGGATGTTACACCGGAAGATTACGTGGAAGGGCCCTTTATGTTTATCAGGGACGGGAAGTACTACTTCATGTGGTCGGAAGGAAACTGGACCGGCCCTCACTACAGGGTTGCCTATGCCATATCCGATAATCCTTTCGGCCCTTTCGAGAGAAAAGGCGTTATCCTTGAGCAGGATTCCGAAGTTGCCAGGGGGGCAGGACACCATTCAGTTCTGGAGGTGCCAGGTGAAGATGAGTATTACATCATTTATCACCGGAGGCCGCTTGAAGAAACCCACCGGAACCACCGGGTAGTCTGCATTGAGAGGCTTGAATTCGATGCTGACGGCAACATAAAACCGGTCAGGATAACATTCGAAGGTGTGCCATCAAGAACACTGATCGGCCGCTGA